From Malassezia restricta chromosome VIII, complete sequence, the proteins below share one genomic window:
- a CDS encoding AT rich DNA binding protein, with the protein MPRHWLLKAEPESRLVKGVDVAFSVDLFEKVHTSPWEGVRNYQARNFLRDDMKVGDAVLFYHSNCALPGIVALAHVCKEGYPDSTAWDAHHPYYDAKSHPDAPRWYMVDVAFERRLTHPVPLALLQHMTRALTESQRQDVSYLTQEHLEALSHMALLHRSRLSVQPVDPMAYEAILLLGDRGGFEHWPGKWAPTAPPPPKRRRRALTAGAP; encoded by the coding sequence atgccacgGCACTGGCTGCTCAAGGCGGAGCCGGAGAGCCGCCTCGTCAAGGGCGTGGATGTGGCATTCAGTGTAGACCTCTTTGAAAAAGTGCACACATCGCCTTGGGAAGGCGTGCGGAACTACCAGGCCCGCAACTTTTTGCGCGACGACATGAAGGTGGGGGACGCCGTGCTATTTTACCACAGCAACTGTGCCCTGCCAGGCATTGTCGCCCTCGCTCATGTATGCAAAGAGGGCTATCCAGATTCCACAGCATGGGACGCGCATCATCCATATTACGATGCCAAGTCCCACCCCGATGCGCCACGTTGGTACATGGTGGACGTGGCGTTTGAGCGGCGGCTCACACACCCCGTGCCATTGGCTCTTTTACAGCACATGACTCGTGCGCTGACCGAGTCACAACGCCAGGACGTGTCGTACCTGACGCAGGAGCACCTCGAAGCATTATCCCACATGGCCCTCCTGCATCGCTCCCGCCTCAGTGTCCAGCCCGTGGATCCTATGGCCTACGAGGCAATTCTACTCCTAGGCGATCGCGGCGGCTTTGAGCATTGGCCCGGCAAGTGGGCACCGaccgcaccgccgccccCCAagcgccggcggcgcgcgctgacAGCGGGGGCGCCGTAG
- a CDS encoding Ras GTPase-activating-like protein IQGAP2/3 → MPLIHSETAMPPYFEPSIEWSRGIDPRHESMLKGVQEELEDLKLEITSQSKRNFVLEKDVRYLDSRIALLIANRMTPRDIESPDEEHLGIRRVILEQKQLQLYSNLFYLLMTEPRHIATLCSLVSAEELDMFLQTVMFTMYANQYEDFEEHLLLTVFQSVLSTQCKAATEFSSLLRANTPISRMMSMYTRRGPGQTYLKRVLTKHMDTVTSMSAENLEIDPFLVHDELVRAKEASADDDPQQHRQVQNCIQTRMHKLLKLAEVIMDDILRSIHLIPYGIRWICKQIRNLTRRKDPNVSEDALSSLIGSFFFLRYVNVAIVSPQMYLLSNESLSKNNRRTLVLLAKVFQHLVNNPAHEKGSFVHDLKPFMAVYRPRLVAFLQSLCHVGDFYDTLELYRYVDLSKQDKTLHVSVNELYFMHTLVKKHAHILAPDRHVHLGQVILELGEAPAQVERPDNYTMELTLFSRWEKPIQDLTSTLMMENNMTPSDILYIETKSLFVQILQLLPNTGPVSSLSNVAAEATKSGIKRLEHLGRRASYMLRELEELRVVDESALKTLMLDEVIAELVSLGNVHMQDKLKEDKESLLSVLEALKQHHTYLQGQFDTYQAYLQNVRLSSSVVQSSDMNGVIGVLSSPDRELKGDKPPHTLHRFTYDQWERDKIIRASMIPSNRLSDITFHVHSPSPGSFMISLFCQGRPEAFLEIDLKLDDLLEKLQDHQATVKVEYLELDTLRLYLLLDRLYGLSQRH, encoded by the coding sequence ATGCCACTTATCCACTCAGAGACGGCGATGCCACCATACTTTGAGCCGTCGATCGAGTGGTCGAGAGGCATCGATCCTCGTCATGAATCTATGTTGAAAGGGGTACAAGAGGAGCTCGAAGACCTCAAACTCGAAATCACGTCGCAATCAAAACGAAACTTTGTGCTGGAAAAAGATGTTCGGTACCTTGACAGCCGCATCGCTCTCTTAATTGCCAATCGTATGACTCCACGCGACATCGAGTCGCCGGACGAGGAGCACCTAGGCATTCGCCGCGTCATTCTCGAACAAAAACAGCTCCAGCTGTACTCCAACTTGTTTTATCTGCTAATGACGGAACCGCGGCATATTGCCACTCTGTGCTCATTGGTATCTGCAGAGGAGCTCGATATGTTTCTCCAGACCGTCATGTTCACGATGTATGCCAACCAGTACGAGGACTTTGAGGAACATCTTCTCCTGACCGTATTCCAGTCCGTATTGTCCACCCAGTGTAAAGCCGCGACAGAATTTAGCTCACTATTGCGAGCGAACACACCCATATCGCGCATGATGTCCATGTATACTCGCCGCGGGCCCGGCCAAACGTACCTGAAACGTGTCCTGACCAAGCACATGGACACGGTCACGTCCATGTCCGCAGAAAACTTGGAAATCGATCCCTTCCTAGTTCATGACGAGCTTGTGCGCGCAAAGGAGGCTTCCGCTGATGACGACCCTCAACAGCACCGCCAGGTGCAGAACTGCATCCAGACACGCATGCATAAACTACTCAAGCTGGCTGAAGTCATCATGGACGATATATTACGCTCGATCCACCTGATCCCTTACGGCATTCGGTGGATTTGCAAGCAGATCCGCAACTTGACTCGACGAAAAGATCCCAACGTATCAGAAGATGCCCTCTCTTCCCTGATCGGATCCTTTTTCTTCTTGCGGTACGTGAATGTAGCGATCGTTTCGCCGCAGATGTACCTGCTCAGCAACGAATCATTGTCTAAGAACAATCGGCGTACTCTGGTCTTGCTAGCCAAGGTCTTTCAGCACCTCGTGAACAACCCTGCACATGAAAAGGGCTCATTTGTACATGATCTCAAGCCATTTATGGCTGTCTATCGCCCGCGACTCGTGGCATTTCTGCAGTCGCTTTGCCATGTCGGAGACTTTTACGACACGCTCGAACTGTACCGCTATGTCGATTTGTCCAAGCAGGACAAGACGCTCCACGTTTCGGTCAATGAATTGTATTTTATGCATACGCTCGTGAAAAAACACGCCCACATTCTGGCGCCCGATCGCCATGTCCACTTAGGTCAAGTGATTCTCGAGCTGGGCGAAGCGCCAGCACAGGTCGAGCGCCCAGACAATTACACGATGGAACTGACTCTGTTTAGTCGATGGGAAAAGCCTATCCAGGACCTCACGTCCACGCTCATGATGGAGAACAACATGACGCCGAGCGATATATTGTACATTGAAACCAAGTCGCTCTTCGTCCAAATTTTGCAGCTTTTGCCAAACACAGGTCCCGTGTCAAGTCTCTCTAATGTGGCTGCTGAGGCCACCAAGTCGGGGATCAAACGCCTGGAACATCTCGGGCGTCGGGCATCCTACATGTTGCGCGAATTGGAAGagctgcgcgtcgtggacgagtCAGCTTTGAAGACACTcatgctggacgaggtcATCGCCGAGCTTGTTTCACTCGGTAATGTACATATGCAAGacaagctcaaggaggACAAGGAAAGCCTTCTATCTGTCCTGGAGGCACTCAAGCAGCACCATACGTACCTGCAAGGCCAGTTTGATACGTATCAGGCATACCTGCAAAATGTGCGGCTCTCATCGAGCGTAGTCCAATCAAGCGATATGAATGGCGTCATTGGTGTGTTGTCCTCGCCAGATCGAGAGCTAAAAGGCGACAAACCGCCGCACACGCTGCATCGGTTTACCTACGATCAGTGGGAGCGGGACAAGATCATCCGCGCCTCGATGATTCCATCGAACCGACTCTCTGACATCACATTCCATGTGCACTCACCAAGCCCTGGCTCGTTTATGATCTCACTCTTTTGCCAGGGGCGCCCAGAAGCGTTTTTGGAAATTGACCTGAAGCTCGATGACTTGCTCGAAAAACTGCAAGATCACCAAGCGACAGTGAAGGTCGAGTACCTCGAGCTTGACACTCTGCGCCTATACCTCCTGCTCGACCGCTTGTACGGTCTTTCCCAACGACACTAA
- a CDS encoding sphingomyelin phosphodiesterase, with the protein MHLLVGCGAALVASVAATAASTSTFSWSLHGQGSPVYTAPKAFPTSEFRSMYFTPKAQEAIPRPVVTDVDGQAFPDSLNDPDRMPTTTPSASGVLPAASSSSSASKDEVRSQVASTIRDQSQSKCDRCKQALRLGQSLARAHPEVVPGVLIDLCKEFQYKQFGRNPDVNKTCELSYTAGGQGGVFTQLLSFADLSDSSSDADMICAQLFYRYCPLPPFQTLSDSFLDAWFHGQRDEPAHVTCRSKRVGKPQDKDLRVLWTSDIHLDARYAVGSEARCTYKYCCHSNSFNTTTYNVTGYQTHVPAQNVSLPAPYWGYEGCDAPWSLVASAFQAIEKLGPYDLALYTGDLVAHGQTWEESPDMVHYSESALFDIMHRHLQNTTVVAAIGNHDSYPTENAAPRKLPNGRSSQFSWDWDYVSKLWHQEGWVDECQAQQVRTHYGGYSITPRRGLRVITFNTDFWYRSNVFNYIHSSHPDYSGVLRWVTDELQAAEDAHERVWIVGHVLPGWDGYSSMDLPTNLFYQIVTRFRSTIAHMFFAHSHEDTFSVYYHNTNGNASSVSQHTQDAVGIALHSPAITPLTNMNPGIRVLHVDPVTYDIMDYDQYYTPLQNVQNATETHTGLAWHHLYSARDAYGDFRASQAQGTYAAPVQLDHGLWPQHAPLNASFWAAITDEILARPSLAGQFQTFQGRNSPLSPPCYNVACARAKACFMRAGSFALGKSCGSAYSTVQ; encoded by the coding sequence ATGCACCTGTTGGTGGGCTGTGGGGCCGCGCTggtggcgtcggtggccgCCACCGCTGCCTCGACCTCGACGTTCTCGTGGTCGCTTCATGGCCAAGGATCGCCGGTGTACACCGCGCCCAAGGCGTTCCCTACCTCTGAGTTTCGCAGCATGTACTTTACGCCCAAGGCACAAGAGGCCATACCGCGTCCCGTGGTCACCGACGTGGACGGCCAGGCCTTCCCCGACTCGCTGAATGATCCGGACCGCAtgcccacgacgacgcccagTGCGTCGGGTGTGCTCCctgcggcgtcgagctcgtcgtccgcgtcgAAGGACGAGGTGCGCTCCCAGGTGGCTTCAACGATCCGTGACCAGAGCCAGTCCAAGTGCGACCGGTGCAAGCAAGCCTTGCGCTTGGGCCAGTCCCTGGCGCGTGCCCACCCCGAGGTGGTGCCGGGCGTGCTGATCGACCTGTGCAAGGAGTTCCAGTACAAGCAGTTTGGTCGTAACCCCGACGTGAACAAGACCTGTGAGCTGTCGTACACCGCTGGCGGCCAGGGCGGTGTGTTTACGCAGCTGCTGTCGTTTGCCGACCTGTCCGACTCGAGCTCCGATGCCGACATGATTTGTGCGCAGCTGTTTTATCGGTACTGCCCGCTGCCCCCGTTCCAGACGCTGTCCGACTCGTTTCTGGATGCGTGGTTCCACGgccagcgcgacgagccTGCCCATGTGACGTGCCGATCGAAGCGCGTAGGCAAGCCGCAAGACAAGGACTTGCGTGTCCTTTGGACGTCGGATATCCACCTCGACGCCCGCTATGCGGTCGGCTCCGAGGCGCGGTGCACGTACAAGTACTGCTGCCACAGCAACTCGTTCAACACGACCACATACAACGTCACGGGCTACCAGACGCATGTGCCTGCACAGAATGTGTCGCTGCCCGCCCCGTACTGGGGCTATGAGGGATGCGATGCGCCGTGGTCGTTGGTCGCGTCGGCGTTCCAAGCGATCGAGAAGCTCGGCCCCTACGACCTCGCCCTGTACACGGGCGACCttgtggcgcatggccagACGTGGGAAGAGTCGCCGGACATGGTGCACTACTCCGAGTCGGCGCTGTTTGATATCATGCATCGCCACCTCCAGAACACGACCGTCGTGGCGGCCATCGGCAACCACGACTCGTATCCGACGGAGAATGCGGCGCCTCGCAAGCTGCCGAACGGTCGCAGCAGCCAATTCAGCTGGGACTGGGACTATGTATCCAAGCTGTGGCACCAGGAGGGCTGGGTCGATGAGTGCCAGGCCCAACAAGTGCGCACTCACTACGGTGGCTACTCGAtcacgccgcgccgcggGCTGCGTGTCATTACGTTCAACACCGACTTTTGGTACCGCAGCAACGTGTTCAACTACATCCACTCGTCGCATCCCGACTACAGTGGCGTGCTGCGCTGGGTGACGGACGAGCTCCAGGCCGCCGAAGACGCGCATGAGCGAGTATGGATCGTCGGCCACGTTCTCCCTGGCTGGGACGGCTACAGCTCGATGGACCTGCCTACGAACCTGTTCTACCAGATCGTGACGCGATTCCGCAGCACCATTGCCCACATGTTCTTTGCGCACTCGCACGAAGACACGTTCAGTGTATACTACCACAACACGAACGGCAATGCCAGCAGCGTCTCCCAGCACACGCAGGAcgccgtcggcatcgcgctgcaCTCGCCCGCTATTACGCCGCTCACGAACATGAACCCGGGCATCCgcgtgctgcatgtggaTCCCGTGACGTACGATATCATGGACTACGACCAGTACTACACGCCGCTGCAGAATGTGCAGAACGCCACCGAGACGCACACCGGCCTCGCGTGGCACCACCTGTacagcgcgcgcgatgcgtaCGGCGACTTTCGTGCGTCGCAGGCCCAGGGCACCTATGCGGCACCGGTGCAGCTCGACCACGGCCTGTGGCCCCAGCATGCACCGCTGAATGCGTCGTTCTGGGCCGCCATCACCGACGAGATTCTCGCGCGCCCATCGCTGGCGGGCCAGTTCCAAACGTTCCAGGGCCGCAACAGTCCTCTGAGCCCGCCGTGCTACAACGTGGCCTGTGCACGTGCCAAGGCCTGCTTCATGCGCGCTGGCTCCTTTGCCTTGGGCAAGTCGTGCGGCTCAGCGTATTCCACCGTCCAATAG
- a CDS encoding 2-phosphoxylose phosphatase, protein MIRLLWCLGLALSCVWADAVDTLYPDLKDPAVVHKPGYNATMMGHRRETRNTTSDGTYSYCSMPHPDVSFYQEPGPVQNKSVHANLTKLLYIQRHQKRTAYHLFPNGEKDVYTCSDLRTYSYAGPAGGPDVEPMQVYPRTYVDFLNPLNQQFTNSTCQFPQLTLGGYLDGVQHGQDLRKLYMDKYNVIPGEPDHKRVWFRTSTAPLTQHSAAGVLRGLWIGYRESLPVFEQSSSVDTHEPSCDKVDELKSAAQKTDVWQKHLQETSALRKDLEAILRTNASDWQKDWDHYNDNFQARLCNGYELPCSLDDPSKCVTPEQARQVFVAGDWEYNYNWVSRENVTEAIKLTSGLYIRDLIEQLKELSSGKSELQYVHHFMHDGDIGPLAGSLGIESLRWPGMASNIAIELWTTDDKKTFVRVLYSGHTIRSRHGNLDWMPLDAFLHMWSQYVPTDFEAQCRT, encoded by the coding sequence ATGATCCGCTTGTTATGGTGCCTGGGCCTGGCGCTctcgtgcgtgtgggcCGATGCCGTGGACACGCTGTACCCTGATCTCAAGGATCCGGCTGTGGTGCACAAGCCCGGATACAACGCGACTATGATGGGACACaggcgcgagacgcgcaaCACGACCTCCGACGGCACGTACTCGTACTGCTCCATGCCGCACCCTGACGTGTCGTTTTACCAGGAGCCGGGCCCCGTGCAAAACAAGAGCGTGCATGCGAATCTGACCAAGCTCCTGTAcatccagcgccaccagAAGCGCACTGCCTACCACCTGTTCCCGAACGGGGAGAAGGACGTGTACACGTGCTCCGACTTGCGGACGTACTCGTATGCAGGCCCCGCGGGCGGCCCTGATGTCGAGCCTATGCAAGTGTATCCACGCACCTACGTTGACTTTTTGAACCCGCTGAACCAGCAGTTCACGAACTCGACGTGCCAGTTCCCCCAGCTCACGCTCGGTGGCTACTTGGAcggcgtccagcacggACAGGACCTCCGTAAGCTGTACATGGACAAGTACAACGTCATTCCCGGTGAGCCGGATCACAAGCGCGTGTGGTTCCGCACGTCGACCGCGCCTCTGACGCAGCACTCGGCCGCCGGTGTGTTGCGTGGTCTCTGGATCGGCTACCGCGAATCCCTGCCGGTATTTGAGCAGTCCTCGAGCGTCGATACGCACGAGCCATCGTGCGACaaggtcgacgagctcaagAGTGCCGCGCAAAAGACGGATGTCTGGCAGAAGCACTTGCAAGAGACGAGCGCTCTCCGCAAGGATCTCGAGGCGATCCTGCGGACGAACGCGAGCGACTGGCAGAAGGACTGGGACCACTACAACGACAACTTCCAGGCACGCCTGTGCAACGGCTATGAACTGCCATGCTCCCTCGACGATCCGTCCAAGTGCGTGACGCCAGAAcaggcgcggcaggtgTTTGTGGCTGGCGACTGGGAGTACAACTACAACTGGGTGTCGCGCGAGAACGTGACCGAGGCCATCAAGCTGACGAGCGGTCTGTACATCCGGGACCTgatcgagcagctcaaggagcTGTCGAGTGGCAAGAGCGAGCTCCAGTACGTCCACCACTTTATGCACGACGGCGATATCGGGCCCCTGGCTGGCTCCCTGGGTATCGAGTCGCTCCGCTGGCCAGGCATGGCGTCCAACATCGCGATCGAGCTGTGGACGACCGATGACAAGAAGACGTTTGTGCGCGTCCTGTACAGTGGCCACACGATCCGCTCGCGGCACGGCAACTTGGACTGGATGCCATTGGACGCGTTCCTTCACATGTGGAGCCAATATGTGCCCACCGACTTTGAGGCGCAATGTCGCACGTAG
- a CDS encoding serine/threonine-protein kinase: MPLEHFGRGSWPSYQKRPLSDINTGAAMSRASPDEPDGAMARMQLRDGDQDHDEGVLSKLTGVSRSVSWGRGTSNRMAAQNRPHHERSHRAAASLSMSSSDALAESPADSSSPLSSAALSLRSLSNDTYRPYEMSAMSTSPQPAQKDWQSQAPSVPVVRVESNAAPSTSYPQQDSPPVLEAPSPRHALGLGPPDRDDQPVRRHMGSFYLRKQSSNPDLSHSLQSLSSAGEEDINDPQSGYVQFFSRFYPDHRPFGSRSGDTSPLLSPPPMRMRYELGDTRRSFNAGRPNYAMQPFRISAHKALPRPPRSPMMSAVSVSHNDDDVSEIHGLTTRASTPISYPSAPHGPEPPPDTHAPTQRLATLSTPEVHTIDAYDIGDCMGSGAYGFVRRARCRENGDEVVIKYIIKSSIFADSWRRHRVYGTIPGEIFVLLQLQHTAYTPPATPPPYLTNKEHWQHVRDEILAMQRQGRVTGHPGICKLLDFFEDEEFYYMIMPRFGNGQDLFNYVESSPYGLEPQQVRNFLGQVADVIAFMHANGVVHRDIKDENVILDSYGMVQLIDFGGAARVRPDAMFDTFSGTMDYAAVEILRGEKYTGPPQDVWAFGVLGYVLVCGECPFADVDEASTGLSPGSRALLVLQHFCHEQSHDASSDDDIPSSDGGGDLSQLCDLICQCLQPDPFARPPAHEILRHAFLFGAHGWSGLRGWQAESRPRFDSS; encoded by the coding sequence ATGCCATTAGAGCACTTTGGCAGGGGCTCTTGGCCCTCGTACCAAAAACGGCCGCTCAGTGACATAAACACTGGCGCAGCCATGAGCCGCGCCTCGCCCGACGAGCCCGACGGGGCCATGGCACGTATGCAGCTCCGTGACGGTGATCAAGACCACGACGAAGGCGTGTTGTCCAAGCTCACGGGCGTCAGTCGCTCGGTGAGCTGGGGTCGTGGCACATCCAATCGCATGGCAGCGCAGAATCGTCCTCATCATGAGCGATCACATCGGGCGGCCGCCTCGCTGTCCATGTCATCGTCCGACGCACTGGCCGAGAGTCCCGCCGACTCATCGAGTCCTTTGTCGTCTGCGGCGCTTTCACTTCGATCTTTATCCAATGATACTTATCGCCCCTATGAAATGTCTGCTATGTCCACATCCCCTCAACCCGCGCAAAAGGACTGGCAGTCACAGGCTCCCAGCGTCCCTGTGGTGCGTGTCGAATCGAATGCTGCGCCCAGCACGTCATACCCCCAGCAAGATTCACCGCCTGTACTGGAAGCTCCTTCTCCACGTCATGCACTCGGCCTTGGCCCTCCCGACAGAGACGACCAGCCTGTGCGTCGACACATGGGCTCCTTTTACCTGCGCAAACAGTCGTCGAATCCTGACCTCTCGCATTCGCTGCAATCCCTAAGCTCTGCTGGCGAGGAAGATATCAACGATCCGCAGTCTGGCTATGTGCAATTCTTTTCACGCTTTTACCCTGATCACCGGCCATTCGgctcacgcagcggcgATACGTCGCCGTTGTTAAGTCCGCCACCAATGCGCATGCGGTACGAGCTAGGCGATACCCGACGCAGCTTCAATGCAGGGCGTCCCAACTATGCGATGCAGCCATTTCGGATCTCGGCACACAAGGCACTGCCACGCCCACCGCGCTCGCCGATGATGTCGGCGGTGTCTGTGAGTCATaatgacgacgacgtcaGTGAGATACACGGCTTAACGACGCGTGCATCCACGCCCATATCATACCCCTCCGCCCCGCACGGCCCGGAGCCACCGCCTGATACGCATGCTCCGACCCAGCGCTTGGCCACGCTCTCGACCCCCGAAGTCCACACCATCGATGCTTACGATATCGGCGATTGCATGGGCAGCGGGGCTTATGGCTTTGTTCGACGAGCACGATGTCGTGAGAATGGTGACGAGGTTGTGATCAAGTACATCATCAAGAGCTCCATTTTTGCTGATTCAtggcgtcggcatcggGTCTACGGCACCATTCCCGGCGAAATTTTCGTGTTGCTGCAGCTACAGCACACGGCGTACACACCGCCGGCCACACCGCCGCCTTACCTAACAAACAAAGAGCACTGGCAGCATGTACGTGACGAGATTCTGGCCATGCAGCGACAGGGACGCGTAACAGGCCACCCAGGTATTTGCAAGCTCCTCGACTTTTTCGAGGACGAAGAATTTTACTACATGATCATGCCGCGCTTCGGTAACGGACAAGACTTGTTTAATTATGTGGAATCCTCACCGTATGGTCTCGAGCCACAGCAGGTGCGCAATTTCCTTGGCCAAGTGGCCGATGTTATTGCGTTTATGCATGCGAACGGCGTTGTGCACCGCGATATAAAAGACGAGAATGTCATTCTTGACTCTTACGGGATGGTGCAGCTGATTGACTttggcggcgcagcgcgcgtACGTCCAGATGCGATGTTTGATACGTTCAGTGGCACCATGGACTACGCTGCCGTCGAGATTCTGCGTGGCGAAAAGTACACCGGGCCACCGCAAGATGTATGGGCGTTTGGTGTGCTAGGCTATGTGTTAGTATGTGGCGAATGCCCCTTTGCCGATGTGGATGAGGCCAGCACCGGGCTCTCGCCAGGCTCTCGTGCGCTCCTTGTGCTCCAGCACTTTTGCCACGAACAAAGTCACGATGCGTCAAGTGATGACGATATACCCTCGTCCGACGGTGGCGGTGATTTGTCGCAGCTGTGTGATTTGATCTGTCAATGTCTGCAGCCAGATCCGTTTGCCAGGCCCCCTGCTCATGAGATTCTACGACACGCCTTCCTATTCGGAGCCCATGGTTGGAGTGGCCTGCGTGGCTGGCAAGCCGAATCTCGGCCTCGTTTCGATAGCTCATAG